One part of the Vitis riparia cultivar Riparia Gloire de Montpellier isolate 1030 chromosome 8, EGFV_Vit.rip_1.0, whole genome shotgun sequence genome encodes these proteins:
- the LOC117919778 gene encoding calcium load-activated calcium channel, with protein MAPNALLSGSKYSDSLAVVGISICTAIICEAISWLLIYRTTSYKTLRSSIDRAAKKLETMKTTSDAQKFTKKSKTKKMDRVETSLKESSRDLSLFKFKSGAVVALVLFAVFGLLNSLFEGKSVAKLPFVPISIVMKMSHRGLNGNDPTDCSMAFLYFLCSISIRTNLQKFLGFSPPRGAAGAGLFPMPDPKTN; from the coding sequence ATGGCTCCAAACGCCCTGCTATCGGGGTCTAAATACTCTGACAGCCTCGCCGTGGTGGGGATATCAATCTGCACCGCCATAATCTGCGAAGCCATTTCATGGCTCCTCATCTACCGCACCACCTCCTACAAAACTCTCCGCTCCTCTATCGACCGCGCCGCCAAGAAACTCGAGACCATGAAAACCACCTCCGATGCGCAAAAATTCACCAAAAAATCCAAGACCAAGAAGATGGACCGCGTCGAGACTAGCCTGAAGGAATCGAGCCGCGACCTCTCACTTTTCAAGTTCAAGTCTGGCGCCGTCGTTGCTCTGGTTCTTTTCGCCGTCTTCGGGCTCCTCAACTCGCTCTTCGAAGGCAAATCCGTGGCGAAATTGCCTTTTGTTCCGATTTCAATCGTCATGAAGATGAGTCATCGGGGGCTTAATGGCAACGATCCAACCGATTGTTCCATGGcttttttgtactttttgtgTTCGATTAGCATTCGCACCAACTTGCAGAAGTTTCTAGGGTTTTCGCCACCGAGAGGTGCTGCCGGCGCCGGTCTTTTCCCAATGCCCGATCCCAAGACCAATTGA